The Amyelois transitella isolate CPQ chromosome 20, ilAmyTran1.1, whole genome shotgun sequence genome has a segment encoding these proteins:
- the LOC132903002 gene encoding uncharacterized protein LOC132903002 → MINEVHLTNTKIESSVTFLSAQNEAVLNKVQQLEVDAKKDREYITMLENKLEESQMLSRKTNIEIRNVPKQAGETKDVLVGMQKNKLTAKHLGLHTKEDTPIFVTEHLTPKGSRLYFLARELVKSRRFKYCWTAYGKIYLRKDDTSPIILIKSEAQIQKLGLES, encoded by the exons ATGATTAATGAGGTACACCTGACCAACACTAAAATTGAAAGTTCTGTTACTTTTTTATCGGCTCAGAATGAAGCTGTTTTGAATAAAGTCCAACAACTAGAAGTTGATGCTAAAAAGGACCGAGAATACATAACGATGTTGGAGAACAAGCTTGAGGAAAGTCAGATGCTCAGTCGCAAgacaaatattgaaataaggAATGTGCCGAAACAGGCCGGCGAGACAAAGGATGTTTTGGTGGGGATG CAAAAGAACAAGCTCACTGCAAAGCATCTGGGACTACATACTAAGGAGGACACCCCCATATTTGTAACAGAGCACCTTACACCCAAAGGCTCAAGATTATATTTTCTAGCGCGTGAATTGGTCAAATCTAGAAGGTTCAAATATTGTTGGACAGCTTATGGCAAGATCTATTTGAGGAAAGATGATACTTCGCCTATTATCTTAATTAAGTCTGAAgctcaaattcaaaaattaggTCTGGAGTCGTGA